Proteins encoded by one window of Emticicia oligotrophica DSM 17448:
- a CDS encoding helix-turn-helix domain-containing protein encodes MKFKILPFFIVSCLLFTIVSFVAEKSDNSDFDAAKEVIIMREIAHRVLRYTGDTSSRILPVNRLAENEFEIPFESSFSFKPDSLVRIIDKVISSNHLPDNYIVNVIECNTSKVIFGYAILGIEKKNIVPCLGRQQPNMRYCINIKFEEANWLSKNFYLLGLSFLSISLVFFGWQRMKNTKSSVSTEPQNNENDASNTAILVGKYEFFPDELLLIYEEEKISLTIKEAKVLSIFAYNLNQIIDRNRLQKEVWEDEGVIVGRSLDMFISKLRKKLSQDPNVKITNIHGKGYKLEV; translated from the coding sequence ATGAAATTTAAGATTCTCCCTTTTTTCATCGTAAGCTGCTTGCTTTTTACGATTGTTTCGTTTGTTGCAGAAAAATCTGACAATAGTGATTTTGACGCTGCAAAGGAAGTAATTATTATGCGAGAAATTGCCCATCGTGTCCTACGATATACGGGTGATACTTCTTCAAGAATCTTACCTGTCAATCGCTTGGCTGAAAATGAATTTGAGATTCCCTTTGAAAGTAGTTTTTCATTCAAACCCGATTCACTCGTACGTATTATTGATAAAGTGATTTCGAGTAATCATTTACCTGATAATTATATCGTAAATGTAATCGAATGTAATACTTCGAAAGTAATTTTTGGATATGCCATTTTAGGAATTGAGAAAAAGAATATTGTACCTTGCTTAGGACGCCAACAGCCGAATATGCGATATTGTATCAATATCAAATTTGAAGAGGCCAATTGGTTGAGCAAAAATTTTTATCTGTTAGGTCTCAGCTTTTTGAGTATAAGCTTAGTTTTTTTTGGGTGGCAGAGAATGAAAAACACGAAGAGTTCTGTTTCAACAGAACCTCAAAATAATGAAAACGATGCCTCCAATACAGCTATTTTGGTTGGGAAATATGAGTTCTTCCCCGATGAATTATTATTGATTTATGAGGAAGAAAAAATTTCTCTTACTATCAAAGAAGCTAAAGTACTTAGCATTTTTGCTTATAACCTTAATCAAATTATCGACCGTAATCGACTTCAAAAAGAGGTTTGGGAAGATGAGGGGGTAATTGTTGGACGAAGTTTGGATATGTTTATTTCTAAACTTCGAAAAAAATTAAGTCAAGATCCTAACGTGAAAATTACAAATATTCATGGAAAAGGGTATAAGTTGGAGGTTTAA
- a CDS encoding peptidase U32 family protein has translation MKRKIEILAPAKNLIQGMAAINAGADAVYIGGPQFGARSNATNTVEEIAEMVRYAHLFKAQVFVVINTILYDDELEACRELIYKLYDIGVDALIVQDMAVMEMDLPPIVIHASTQANNRDPKHVKFLADAGMKRVVLARELNLDQIREIHEATDVELEFFVSGALCVSFSGNCYMSIAGGERSANRGSCAQNCRLPYQLIDGNGTTLIENSHLLSIKDLDLSDQLPNLIEAGICSFKIEGRLKDIVYVKNNTSYLRKKLDTFLEANTDKYQKASSGRTFYNFEPEMDRSFNRGYTDYFVNKRKERIGNWESPKSQGQYIGKVLEIKANGYIIENYEKLNNGDGLYFINANGEADGAQINVIFNNIVIPNTFKPLPVGTLIYRNSDAEFNKMVEKENSAVRKIGVKLYFTETADGFQLKAIDEDGHQNTVEMKAEKVLANSAESVIPNIKKNLAKTGNTPFIVDDIEVDFSGNWFLPISKVNEIRREVLEQLVDIRVAEYHREEAPIQKTTHPYPVSALDYTYNVSNRLARAFYTRHGVSEIEKAFELQWDPGKSRVMTTKYCVKYELGKCSKYQRDTMGEKLVEPLTLKHGENEYKLKFNCKPCEMEIWEKDAELEYEDEDEQIGYVSR, from the coding sequence ATGAAAAGGAAAATTGAAATTCTTGCACCTGCTAAAAATCTGATTCAAGGGATGGCCGCAATCAACGCCGGTGCAGATGCTGTATATATTGGTGGACCACAGTTTGGGGCTCGTTCTAATGCTACCAACACGGTTGAAGAAATTGCCGAGATGGTTCGCTACGCACACTTATTTAAAGCTCAGGTTTTTGTGGTAATCAACACTATTTTATATGATGATGAACTAGAAGCCTGCCGAGAATTAATTTACAAATTGTACGATATTGGTGTAGATGCTCTCATTGTGCAAGACATGGCCGTAATGGAAATGGATTTGCCGCCAATCGTGATTCATGCCAGTACGCAAGCCAACAACCGAGACCCCAAGCATGTAAAATTCTTGGCAGACGCAGGTATGAAACGTGTGGTTTTAGCCCGAGAGCTGAATTTAGACCAAATCAGAGAAATTCATGAGGCAACCGATGTGGAACTTGAGTTTTTTGTGTCGGGGGCATTGTGTGTATCGTTTAGCGGAAACTGCTACATGAGTATTGCAGGAGGCGAACGTAGTGCCAATCGTGGTTCGTGTGCCCAAAATTGTCGTTTGCCTTATCAACTAATTGATGGTAATGGAACTACGCTCATCGAAAATAGCCACTTACTTTCAATCAAAGATTTAGATTTGAGTGACCAATTGCCCAACCTCATTGAAGCGGGAATTTGCTCGTTTAAGATTGAAGGCCGCTTGAAGGATATTGTTTATGTGAAAAACAATACTTCGTATTTAAGAAAGAAACTAGATACTTTCCTGGAAGCAAATACTGATAAATACCAAAAAGCGTCTTCTGGACGAACATTCTATAATTTCGAGCCAGAAATGGATAGAAGTTTTAATAGAGGTTATACCGATTATTTTGTAAATAAACGCAAAGAAAGAATTGGTAACTGGGAGAGCCCAAAATCGCAAGGGCAATATATTGGTAAAGTGCTTGAAATTAAAGCCAATGGTTATATTATTGAAAATTATGAAAAACTCAATAATGGCGATGGGCTATATTTTATCAATGCCAATGGCGAAGCTGATGGTGCACAAATTAATGTGATTTTCAATAATATCGTTATTCCAAATACGTTCAAACCTTTGCCCGTAGGCACACTTATTTACCGAAATTCTGATGCAGAATTTAATAAAATGGTAGAAAAGGAAAACAGTGCGGTGCGTAAAATTGGAGTTAAACTTTATTTCACTGAAACTGCCGATGGTTTTCAATTAAAGGCTATCGACGAAGATGGTCATCAAAATACAGTGGAAATGAAGGCCGAAAAAGTTTTGGCTAATTCTGCTGAATCTGTTATCCCGAACATCAAGAAAAACTTAGCAAAAACGGGTAATACGCCATTTATTGTTGATGATATTGAGGTTGATTTCTCAGGAAACTGGTTCTTGCCTATTTCTAAAGTCAATGAAATTAGAAGAGAAGTACTCGAACAATTGGTTGATATTCGTGTGGCGGAATACCACCGTGAAGAAGCTCCAATTCAGAAAACCACCCATCCTTATCCTGTAAGTGCTTTAGATTATACTTACAACGTTTCGAATCGTTTGGCGAGAGCATTTTATACACGTCATGGTGTATCAGAAATCGAAAAAGCATTTGAATTACAATGGGACCCTGGAAAATCTCGCGTAATGACTACCAAATACTGCGTAAAGTATGAATTAGGTAAATGCTCGAAATATCAAAGAGATACCATGGGAGAGAAACTCGTAGAACCATTAACACTCAAACACGGCGAAAACGAATATAAATTGAAGTTTAATTGCAAGCCTTGCGAAATGGAAATTTGGGAAAAAGATGCCGAATTAGAATACGAAGATGAAGACGAACAAATTGGCTATGTAAGTAGATAA
- a CDS encoding iron chaperone: MEKKNYKNIDDYIADYSPEVGELLNQIRHCIQEVAPEAQEVISYNMPAFKQGKILVYFAAFKNHIGFYALPSGNAAFSEALSKYKVGKGSIQFPLNQAIPFDLIKEMVAFRLEEIKQGKR; the protein is encoded by the coding sequence ATGGAAAAGAAAAACTACAAAAATATTGATGATTACATTGCCGATTACAGCCCCGAAGTTGGCGAACTGCTGAATCAAATTAGGCATTGTATTCAAGAAGTTGCCCCAGAAGCCCAAGAGGTTATCAGCTACAATATGCCGGCTTTCAAACAAGGAAAGATTTTAGTTTACTTTGCAGCATTCAAAAATCACATTGGGTTTTATGCCTTACCATCAGGCAATGCTGCGTTCAGTGAAGCCTTATCTAAGTATAAAGTTGGAAAGGGTTCTATACAATTTCCATTAAACCAAGCTATTCCATTCGATTTAATCAAAGAAATGGTAGCATTTAGATTAGAAGAGATAAAGCAAGGAAAAAGATAA
- a CDS encoding SGNH/GDSL hydrolase family protein, with translation MKKVFLLSFILISFLSFRPKEITWVAIGDSITYLNDHPEQTGNRVKKGYMTMVTEKLPHIKFINQGHNGWTSGGIAEKINELGLVSADVYSVFLGTNDWWRGRPLGKIEDYQNNTGNNTVYGSFRIIIDKLKSLNPNAKIILLTPLQRGDFVYISNMKNNAYGSYRAKNEQNLAQFAEAVVNIAKVENIVALDLFNKSGITLNNMVNFKRLKDPQTSEYKNFKYPAYVDVPFNPEKDEYPYPTEAINMTYDGLHPSDKGNAAIAKMLIKEMKKL, from the coding sequence ATGAAAAAAGTCTTTCTTCTAAGTTTCATCTTAATCAGTTTTCTCTCATTTAGGCCCAAAGAAATTACTTGGGTAGCCATTGGTGACTCAATTACGTATCTAAACGACCACCCCGAACAAACAGGAAATAGGGTCAAGAAAGGTTATATGACAATGGTTACGGAGAAACTTCCCCATATCAAGTTTATCAATCAAGGACATAATGGTTGGACTTCAGGCGGAATTGCTGAAAAAATCAATGAACTTGGTTTAGTTTCTGCAGATGTTTACTCGGTATTTTTAGGCACAAACGATTGGTGGCGTGGACGTCCATTGGGTAAAATTGAAGATTATCAGAATAATACTGGTAATAATACTGTCTATGGTTCATTTCGAATTATTATTGATAAACTAAAAAGTCTGAATCCTAATGCAAAGATAATTTTACTTACCCCACTTCAAAGAGGTGATTTTGTCTATATATCCAATATGAAAAACAATGCTTATGGCTCTTATCGTGCAAAAAACGAGCAAAATTTAGCTCAATTTGCCGAAGCAGTAGTCAATATTGCCAAAGTTGAAAACATTGTTGCTTTAGACCTCTTCAATAAAAGTGGTATTACGCTCAACAATATGGTAAATTTCAAGCGATTAAAAGACCCACAAACCAGTGAATATAAAAATTTTAAATATCCTGCTTACGTAGATGTGCCTTTTAATCCAGAAAAAGACGAATATCCCTATCCTACCGAAGCTATTAACATGACCTACGATGGTTTGCATCCATCTGATAAGGGCAATGCGGCAATCGCCAAAATGCTTATCAAAGAAATGAAGAAACTATAA
- the glgB gene encoding 1,4-alpha-glucan branching protein GlgB — protein MAKKATSSKKATSTEQEPVNAESQAVVSTPSFGKVESFSLLTDFDISLFRSGKHYRMYEKLGSHVVQNQGVTGTLFAVWAPNATYVSVIGNFNGWNRGEHPLNPRWDGSGIWEGWIPNIGNGEVYKYFIASNTGADIEKGDPYALRWEHPPQTASIVWDTWYEWKDQDWMKTRRAKNALTAPLSVYEVHFGSWQRDPSDNDRRLSYREVADRLVPYVKEMGFTHVEFMPIMEHPYEPSWGYQITGYFAASSRFGTPQDFMYLIEQLHMNGIGVLLDWVPSHYPGDAHGLYRFDGTALYEHEDPREGYHPDWKSYIFNYGRYEVRSFLISNAIFWLDRFHADGLRVDAVASMLYRDYSRNAGEWVPNVFGGRENLEVISLFKELNEEIYKSFPDTQTIAEESTAFPGVSRPVYTGGLGFGMKWMMGWMNDTLRYFAKDPMYRKWHQNDITFSLVYAFSENFMLPLSHDEVVYGKGSLIDKMPGDEWRKFANLRLLFAYMFTHPGAKLLFMGGEFAQFAEWNFQQSLDWHLYNNQPNKGVSELIKDLNKLYRAEGALFDKQFSPEGFEWIDTSDRDNAVIVYARKGFNEKDNLIVVLNFTPVPRTNYRVGVPNAGTYAEVFNSDKTQYWGSGVVNGDVKTQAVATHGKPNSVELSLPPLGAVVLKFR, from the coding sequence ATGGCAAAAAAAGCAACTTCTTCAAAAAAAGCAACAAGTACCGAACAAGAACCTGTAAATGCGGAGTCGCAAGCGGTAGTATCTACCCCGAGTTTTGGCAAGGTTGAATCATTTTCTCTTTTAACCGACTTCGATATTTCGCTTTTTCGCTCAGGCAAACACTACCGAATGTACGAAAAGTTGGGGTCTCATGTGGTTCAAAATCAGGGAGTTACGGGTACACTCTTTGCTGTTTGGGCTCCTAATGCTACTTATGTGTCGGTTATTGGTAATTTCAATGGTTGGAATCGTGGTGAACATCCACTAAATCCTCGTTGGGATGGCTCAGGTATTTGGGAAGGTTGGATTCCGAACATTGGAAATGGAGAGGTTTATAAATACTTTATTGCTTCAAATACCGGAGCTGATATTGAAAAGGGCGACCCCTATGCCCTTCGTTGGGAGCATCCACCACAAACGGCTTCAATCGTTTGGGATACTTGGTATGAATGGAAAGACCAAGATTGGATGAAAACCCGTCGTGCGAAGAATGCTTTGACTGCTCCACTTTCAGTTTATGAGGTGCATTTTGGCTCATGGCAACGCGATCCATCTGATAATGACCGACGTCTTTCGTACCGTGAGGTGGCTGATAGATTGGTTCCTTACGTAAAGGAAATGGGCTTTACCCATGTAGAGTTTATGCCAATCATGGAGCACCCTTATGAACCTTCATGGGGTTATCAGATTACGGGTTATTTTGCGGCGAGTAGCCGTTTTGGTACACCACAAGATTTTATGTATCTCATTGAGCAACTCCACATGAATGGAATTGGTGTATTGCTCGACTGGGTTCCTTCACATTACCCAGGTGATGCACATGGTCTTTATCGTTTTGATGGAACTGCCCTATACGAGCATGAAGACCCACGCGAAGGATATCACCCAGATTGGAAAAGCTATATATTTAATTACGGCCGCTACGAAGTACGCTCATTTTTGATTAGTAATGCTATTTTTTGGCTCGACCGCTTCCATGCTGATGGTTTGCGAGTAGATGCGGTAGCTTCTATGTTATATAGAGATTATTCTCGTAATGCAGGTGAGTGGGTTCCGAATGTTTTTGGAGGTCGTGAAAATTTGGAAGTAATTTCATTGTTTAAAGAACTTAACGAAGAAATATATAAGAGTTTCCCTGATACACAGACCATTGCAGAAGAATCAACTGCTTTTCCAGGTGTTTCTCGCCCAGTTTATACAGGTGGTTTGGGCTTTGGCATGAAGTGGATGATGGGTTGGATGAACGATACGCTTCGCTATTTTGCTAAAGACCCAATGTATCGTAAATGGCACCAAAATGATATTACCTTTAGTTTGGTGTATGCATTCTCCGAAAACTTTATGTTACCACTTTCACACGATGAGGTGGTATATGGAAAAGGCTCTTTAATTGATAAAATGCCTGGCGATGAATGGCGTAAATTTGCCAATCTACGCTTGTTATTTGCTTATATGTTTACACACCCTGGTGCAAAATTACTCTTTATGGGTGGTGAGTTTGCTCAGTTTGCCGAGTGGAATTTCCAACAAAGCCTTGATTGGCATTTGTACAATAATCAACCGAATAAAGGTGTAAGCGAATTGATTAAAGACCTAAACAAACTGTATCGAGCGGAAGGTGCTTTATTTGATAAACAATTTAGTCCAGAGGGTTTTGAATGGATTGATACCAGCGACCGAGATAATGCGGTAATTGTTTATGCTCGTAAAGGATTTAATGAAAAAGATAATCTGATTGTTGTGTTAAACTTTACGCCTGTACCACGTACCAACTACCGTGTTGGTGTGCCAAATGCAGGTACTTACGCTGAGGTATTTAATAGTGATAAAACACAATATTGGGGAAGTGGTGTTGTGAATGGTGATGTGAAAACACAAGCAGTAGCAACGCACGGAAAACCTAATTCAGTTGAACTTTCGCTGCCACCATTAGGAGCGGTTGTATTGAAGTTTAGATAA
- a CDS encoding ligand-binding sensor domain-containing protein — MKYAQIYMLLLLVACCTSCNGQVKSNVSKPIPKVIRSFKTVPLTHDLDTTLVSQYIRSIFQDSKGNMWFGTISEGVVKYDKETLTYFSNPEDFYNQTVYAINEDKDGNMWFGTDQGVYRYDGKIFKNYNPKDGLNHVDITRKGILVDKSGNIWVGTHGGVYRYDPMADSEGRKSFSLFKELGSLNIAGIMEDKSGNIWFATSENGVFRYDGKIITNIAEKVALGENYAGGIAQDKMGNMWFTMKNGICKYDPSASLRAGGKTLTEYTTKDGLGGTEFWGIYIEESGIIWVTARGSTTRFDPSIPLPNPKAFKVFTPADGLNCCVQSMFQDKDGNMWWGTGQGLYRFEGTRFYQVKKTGPW; from the coding sequence ATGAAATACGCACAAATTTATATGTTACTTTTGCTGGTTGCTTGTTGTACTTCTTGCAACGGACAAGTAAAATCAAATGTCTCCAAACCTATTCCTAAAGTTATAAGAAGCTTTAAGACAGTTCCTTTAACACATGACCTTGATACCACCTTGGTTAGCCAATATATCAGAAGTATTTTTCAAGATTCAAAAGGGAATATGTGGTTTGGAACAATTAGCGAGGGTGTAGTAAAGTATGATAAAGAAACCTTGACTTATTTCTCTAATCCAGAGGATTTTTATAACCAAACCGTGTATGCCATAAATGAAGATAAAGATGGAAATATGTGGTTTGGTACTGACCAAGGGGTTTACAGATACGACGGTAAAATTTTTAAAAACTATAACCCAAAAGATGGACTAAATCATGTGGATATAACCAGAAAAGGGATTTTGGTCGATAAATCTGGCAATATTTGGGTGGGAACGCATGGAGGTGTTTACCGATATGACCCGATGGCAGATAGCGAAGGACGAAAAAGTTTTTCATTGTTCAAAGAATTGGGCTCGCTAAATATTGCGGGTATTATGGAAGACAAAAGTGGAAACATTTGGTTTGCCACTTCCGAAAATGGAGTATTTCGTTATGATGGAAAAATAATAACTAATATTGCCGAAAAAGTTGCATTGGGCGAAAACTATGCAGGCGGTATTGCACAAGATAAAATGGGCAATATGTGGTTTACGATGAAAAATGGTATCTGTAAATATGACCCCTCGGCTTCACTCAGGGCAGGTGGTAAAACGCTAACAGAATATACCACCAAAGACGGCTTGGGAGGAACAGAATTTTGGGGAATATACATTGAAGAATCAGGTATTATTTGGGTAACGGCTCGGGGAAGTACAACAAGGTTTGACCCTTCAATTCCTTTACCTAACCCAAAAGCATTTAAGGTGTTTACACCCGCCGATGGCCTTAATTGCTGTGTACAAAGTATGTTTCAAGATAAAGATGGAAATATGTGGTGGGGAACAGGTCAAGGTCTTTATCGATTCGAAGGCACTCGCTTTTATCAAGTAAAAAAAACTGGTCCGTGGTAA
- a CDS encoding alpha/beta fold hydrolase — MKKIFLFLSFISCHFFAQSQVKIANIGDFTTIKGAIIKDCKIGYLTLGQLNSSKSNAILFPTYFSGKSTDIKGSAAAWVDTTKFCVILVDALGNGISSAPSNTENFPEISIRDMVNSQYIFLTKTLSISHLHAIMGVSMGGMQTFEWMVAYPNFMTKAIPIVGSPKQSYYDVLLWKAEWDAIETAGNNPDARREAMRKVAEIHNLHLFTPAYWNKSKKADEAYNDIQKMGDDYTKGNHPENWISQIKAMLGQDIYQSSGKSMSEISGHIKAQTMIIVATQDQMVNPASAIELGKILNVKIVELTGNCGHVATACESDKVREAVRSFL; from the coding sequence ATGAAAAAAATCTTTCTTTTCCTATCGTTTATTTCTTGCCATTTTTTCGCTCAAAGTCAAGTAAAAATTGCCAATATTGGTGATTTTACAACAATAAAAGGTGCAATCATTAAAGATTGTAAAATAGGGTATCTTACACTTGGTCAACTCAATTCATCAAAAAGTAATGCCATCCTTTTTCCAACATATTTTTCGGGCAAAAGTACCGATATTAAAGGCTCGGCAGCCGCTTGGGTTGATACCACAAAATTTTGTGTAATTTTGGTTGATGCCCTTGGGAATGGTATTTCTTCAGCCCCATCGAATACTGAAAACTTCCCCGAAATAAGTATTCGAGATATGGTTAATTCTCAGTACATTTTCCTTACAAAAACCCTATCAATCAGTCACTTACACGCCATTATGGGTGTTTCGATGGGTGGAATGCAAACTTTTGAATGGATGGTGGCCTACCCTAATTTTATGACTAAGGCTATTCCAATTGTTGGCTCTCCAAAACAATCTTACTATGATGTACTTCTTTGGAAAGCTGAATGGGATGCCATAGAAACCGCAGGAAATAATCCCGATGCACGCCGTGAAGCAATGCGTAAAGTAGCCGAAATACACAATCTACATTTGTTTACACCTGCTTATTGGAATAAATCGAAAAAAGCAGATGAAGCCTACAATGATATTCAGAAAATGGGCGATGATTATACAAAAGGGAATCACCCCGAAAACTGGATTTCTCAGATTAAAGCCATGCTTGGGCAGGATATTTATCAATCTTCTGGAAAATCTATGTCTGAAATTTCGGGACATATCAAAGCTCAAACCATGATTATTGTGGCCACCCAAGACCAAATGGTAAATCCTGCTTCTGCCATTGAGTTGGGTAAAATATTAAATGTAAAAATTGTTGAACTCACTGGCAACTGTGGACACGTAGCTACCGCCTGTGAATCGGACAAGGTACGTGAGGCAGTTAGAAGCTTTTTATAA
- the arr gene encoding NAD(+)--rifampin ADP-ribosyltransferase: MKNANTKSEILDYGPFYHGTKADLKVGDLLTAGFASNYKPEIIMNHIYFTALPNGAGLAAALAKGDGPQRVYIVEPTGNFENDPNVTDKKFLGNPTRSYRSAEPLRIVGELTEWVRQTPEEITRWKEALAKNTGEIIN, from the coding sequence ATGAAAAACGCTAATACAAAATCTGAAATCTTAGACTATGGCCCATTTTATCACGGAACAAAAGCCGATTTAAAAGTAGGTGATTTACTCACAGCAGGGTTTGCCTCAAACTACAAACCCGAAATAATAATGAATCATATATACTTCACCGCTCTACCCAACGGGGCTGGACTTGCCGCAGCATTAGCCAAAGGAGATGGCCCCCAACGAGTCTATATCGTTGAACCAACGGGGAACTTTGAAAATGACCCCAATGTTACAGACAAGAAATTTCTCGGTAACCCAACGCGTTCGTATCGAAGTGCAGAACCCTTAAGAATTGTTGGTGAATTGACAGAATGGGTAAGACAAACACCCGAAGAAATAACTCGATGGAAAGAAGCCTTGGCTAAAAATACTGGAGAAATTATCAATTAA
- the bla gene encoding subclass B1 metallo-beta-lactamase, whose translation MKKLIYVLLTTLITSSIFTCIAQKNKTFKTKEVHKTDALVINQIAANAFQHISFKQTNDFGYVPCNGLVIRNNNEAFVFDTPTNDKSSEELIKWITETLHCKIKGVIPTHFHDDCLGGLKAFHDHQIPSYANQKTIEFAQKNNYIVPKNGFSENLTIKVGKTVISAQYFGEGHTQDNVVGYFPSENIMFGGCLIKEVGASKGYLGDANIAEWSNTVEKVRKNYPNVKVVVPGHGEPGNQKLLDYTIKLFRK comes from the coding sequence ATGAAAAAGCTAATTTACGTGCTATTAACTACCCTCATTACTTCTTCAATTTTTACTTGTATTGCTCAAAAAAACAAAACATTTAAAACAAAAGAAGTGCACAAAACTGATGCCTTGGTAATCAATCAGATTGCAGCAAATGCCTTTCAACACATTTCGTTTAAACAAACCAACGATTTTGGCTACGTACCTTGCAATGGCCTTGTAATAAGAAATAACAATGAAGCATTTGTGTTTGATACACCAACCAATGATAAGAGTTCTGAAGAATTGATTAAGTGGATTACCGAAACATTACATTGCAAAATCAAGGGTGTTATTCCGACCCATTTTCATGATGATTGTTTAGGAGGTCTGAAAGCATTTCATGACCATCAAATTCCTTCTTACGCTAATCAGAAAACCATCGAATTCGCTCAAAAAAATAATTATATAGTACCTAAAAATGGTTTTAGTGAAAACCTGACCATTAAAGTTGGTAAAACGGTAATTTCTGCCCAATATTTTGGAGAAGGTCACACTCAAGACAACGTAGTTGGATATTTTCCGAGCGAAAACATCATGTTTGGGGGATGTTTGATAAAAGAAGTAGGTGCCAGCAAAGGTTATCTTGGCGATGCAAATATTGCGGAATGGTCTAATACCGTTGAAAAAGTAAGAAAAAACTACCCGAATGTAAAGGTAGTTGTACCGGGCCACGGTGAACCGGGCAACCAAAAATTACTTGACTATACAATCAAATTATTTAGGAAATAA
- a CDS encoding ligand-binding sensor domain-containing protein produces MKIYSLLFALLWLQGCHSKAQNEVSYPKLVIPAGTGQYCFIRSIMQDKAGNIWFATSGAGVYRYDGKGFVNFTTKDGLNNNLVNCMLEDSRGNIWVGTKDGVSKFDGKRFNDFALPWTRTPITSPFFRQTVPQKGCMPQANKTVLSMLQDKMGNIWFGTQDEGVIQYNGKTFTEFLANEGPLGNDGFHHVAIFNMYQEKSGNIWFGSYRYDGKTFKNFPFIENTSDSSDIVVRSYKDMLEQKSFFSSTNNILEDKKGNLWLNHSCRYGVAKYDGKTITNFTDKDGLCDNIVRAIAADKEGNIWIGSKRKDARGMKEGCISIYDGKAFRAFSTEKMSNSSVESLFVDKDNNIWIGTREVGLYRYDGKTLTAFTEKQVNN; encoded by the coding sequence ATGAAAATCTATTCGCTATTATTTGCACTGTTATGGCTTCAAGGCTGCCACAGTAAAGCTCAAAATGAAGTATCTTATCCTAAACTTGTTATTCCTGCGGGAACGGGGCAGTATTGTTTTATCAGAAGTATCATGCAAGATAAAGCAGGCAATATTTGGTTCGCTACTTCCGGAGCAGGTGTCTATCGTTATGATGGGAAAGGATTTGTAAATTTTACTACCAAAGATGGGCTCAATAATAATCTAGTTAATTGTATGCTTGAAGATTCTAGAGGAAATATTTGGGTTGGCACTAAAGACGGTGTTTCTAAATTTGATGGTAAACGCTTTAATGACTTCGCCTTACCATGGACTCGAACACCAATTACTAGCCCATTTTTTCGTCAAACCGTACCGCAAAAAGGATGCATGCCTCAAGCCAATAAAACCGTGTTGAGTATGTTACAAGATAAAATGGGAAATATTTGGTTTGGTACACAAGATGAAGGAGTAATTCAGTACAACGGAAAAACATTTACCGAATTCTTAGCAAATGAAGGCCCCTTAGGGAATGATGGGTTTCATCATGTCGCAATCTTTAATATGTATCAAGAAAAATCGGGGAATATTTGGTTTGGGTCGTATCGTTATGATGGCAAAACTTTCAAGAATTTCCCTTTTATCGAAAATACATCCGATTCATCGGACATTGTGGTGAGAAGTTACAAAGATATGCTCGAACAAAAAAGTTTTTTTAGCTCGACCAATAATATTTTGGAAGATAAAAAAGGAAATCTATGGTTAAATCATTCATGTCGCTATGGTGTAGCCAAATATGATGGTAAAACAATTACAAATTTTACGGATAAAGATGGTTTATGTGACAATATAGTCAGAGCAATAGCGGCAGATAAAGAAGGTAATATTTGGATTGGTAGTAAACGTAAAGACGCTCGTGGTATGAAAGAAGGTTGTATAAGTATCTATGATGGTAAAGCATTTAGAGCATTTTCGACCGAAAAAATGAGTAATAGCTCGGTTGAAAGTCTTTTTGTTGATAAAGATAATAATATTTGGATTGGAACGCGTGAAGTTGGTCTCTATCGCTACGATGGCAAAACTTTAACTGCATTTACTGAAAAACAAGTAAATAATTAG